The following coding sequences lie in one Drosophila sulfurigaster albostrigata strain 15112-1811.04 chromosome 2R, ASM2355843v2, whole genome shotgun sequence genomic window:
- the LOC133837505 gene encoding luciferin 4-monooxygenase-like: protein MFDHTRLTTQLTTSYNAEEKIWSGAGTQSSYKDDLTIAQLIFNQLQSEPERVFQISIAENTQLTRGQMLENATKVSAYLRQEGLTEESHNVGILARNTTHLATLAYGCLFNGTPFSAANPNMDEPKICDLFNLIKPQIIFCTAEDYEKATSVAKSLGAKIITINGSSRGVTSIADILITPLQKDYKAECFRKSRDSTMAILHTSGSTGTPKAVTIPNNPILFEALSYLGANDVQYTPSSLDWVSGLIKLITSGVNGTLSLISEEPFSPAHFLTICEKYNISWAMLGVSQVALLVNSPEINANQLKSIRYLIIVGGRIQPKTVATMEFYLPGKGILCMAYGMTEMVTPLANNFSTHTRPTSVGRLLPIIRMRVVDENGKNLGPNEVGELYIDHGQHWSGYYQNVVATNEMRDSEGWFHTGDLGYFDDDNYLYVVDRKKDLLKYMRMSYYPNEIEEVIAQMPEVAEVCVFGIWSELEGDAATASVVIREGSRLKATQVVDFVASKISASYKHLHGGVQFVSNLARSPNGKVNRRAVKEAFLKANQIEEK, encoded by the exons ATGTTTGACCACACCAGGCTGACGACCCAGCTGACGACGAGCTATAATGCGGAAGAAAAAATCTGGTCAGGTGCCGGAACGCAAAGTTCTTACAAGGACGATTTAACAATTGCCCAGCTTATATTTAATCAGCTGCAAAGTGAGCCTGAGAgagtttttcaaatttccatCGCCGAAAATACGCAACTGACTCGCGGTCAAATGCTCGAGAATGCAACGAAAGTAAGTGCATATTTACGACAAGAAGGTCTCACCGAGGAGTCGCATAACGTGGGCATCCTGGCAAGAAATACAACACATTTGGCTACATTGGCCTATGGCTGCTTATTCAATGGAACGCCTTTTAGTGCTGCTAATCCCAACATGGACGAACCCAAAATATGTGATTTGTTTAACCTTATTAAACCACAAATCATTTTCTGCACTGCTGAAGACTACGAGAAGGCTACAAGTGTAGCGAAATCATTGGGAGCAAAGATTATAACTATAAATGGAAGTTCGAGAGGTGTAACAAGCATTGCTGACATATTAATAACTCCTTTACAAAAAGATTACAAAGCAGAATGTTTTCGAAAGAGCAGAGATAGCACGATGGCCATACTTCATACCTCTGGCTCAACGGGCACGCCAAAAGCAGTGACGATACCCAATAATCCCATTTTATTTGAAGCCTTGAG CTATCTTGGTGCAAATGATGTGCAATATACACCAAGTTCACTCGATTGGGTTTCTGGATTAATCAAGCTGATCACGTCAGGTGTTAATGGTACCCTGAGTCTAATTTCCGAGGAGCCATTTAGTCCTGCACATTTTTTGACTATATGTGAAAAGTATAACATCAGCTGGGCTATGCTGGGTGTCTCGCAAGTGGCTTTACTAGTCAATAGTCCTGAGATTAATGCCAACCAGTTAAAAAGCATACGATATCTGATCATCGTTGGTGGTCGCATACAACCAAAGACTGTGGCGACGATGGAGTTCTATCTGCCAGGCAAAGGCATCCTGTGCATGGCATATGGCATGACGGAGATGGTTACGCCTTTGGCTAACAATTTCAGCACCCACACGAGGCCCACTTCAGTGGGTCGCCTCTTGCCCATCATTCGCATGCGTGTTGTAGATGAAAATGGAAAGAACTTGGGACCCAATGAGGTGGGAGAGCTTTACATTGATCATGGACAGCATTGGAGTGGCTACTATCAAAATGTTGTGGCTACAAATGAGATGAGAGACTCTGAAGGTTGGTTTCACACTGGCGATTTAGGTTACTTCGATGACGATAACTATCTGTATGTGGTGGATCGCAAAAAGGATCTTCTCAAGTATATGCGAATGAGTTACTATCCAAATGAGATCGAGGAGGTAATTGCCCAAATGCCCGAAGTGGCAGAAGTTTGTGTCTTTGGCATTTGGAGTGAACTTGAAGGTGATGCTGCTACTGCCTCAGTTGTAATCAGAGAAGGTAGCAGATTAAAGGCCACTCAAGTAGTTGACTTTGTGGCCAGCAAGATCAGCGCAAGCTATAAACATCTGCATGGCGGAGTACAGTTTGTGTCCAATTTGGCAAGAAGTCCCAATGGCAAAGTAAATCGACGAGCTGTAAAGGAGGCCTTTCTAAAGGCTAACCaaatagaagaaaaataa